A DNA window from Candidatus Poseidoniia archaeon contains the following coding sequences:
- the radA gene encoding DNA repair and recombination protein RadA, producing MDKKEESIEDLPGVGPAIAEKLREAGYRTLESIATESPSRLSDAAGIGDSSCASIIAAARKLADIGGFLTGTELLERRSTVGKVTTCSSELDTLMGGGIETQAISEFYGQYGSGKTQIVHQLAVSVQLPEEQGGLNSEAVIIDTENTFRPERIVSMAKALDLDPDEALARIHVGRAYNSHQQMLMVEKAQQLAEERPIRMLVVDSLTGAFRSEYIGRGVLAERQGKINSHMESLGRFADLHNAVVAVTNQVHSKPDAFFGDPTKPIGGHIVGHTSKFRIYIRRGKAGKRIFRLVDSPHLPDGEAVVQILEDGIRD from the coding sequence ATGGACAAGAAAGAAGAATCCATCGAAGACCTGCCCGGCGTCGGCCCCGCCATCGCCGAGAAACTGCGCGAGGCGGGCTACCGCACGCTCGAGTCGATTGCGACCGAGTCGCCTTCGCGACTCTCGGACGCGGCCGGCATCGGCGATTCGAGCTGCGCCAGCATCATCGCCGCGGCGCGTAAGCTGGCCGACATCGGCGGCTTCCTGACCGGCACGGAGCTGCTCGAGAGGCGCAGTACCGTCGGCAAGGTTACCACCTGCTCGAGCGAGCTGGATACGCTGATGGGGGGCGGCATCGAGACGCAGGCGATTAGCGAGTTCTACGGCCAGTATGGCTCGGGAAAAACCCAGATTGTCCATCAGCTAGCGGTGTCTGTGCAACTACCTGAAGAGCAGGGCGGCCTCAACTCAGAGGCGGTGATTATCGACACCGAAAACACCTTCCGACCCGAACGCATCGTTTCGATGGCGAAAGCGCTCGACCTGGACCCGGACGAGGCTCTGGCGCGCATCCACGTTGGTCGCGCCTACAACTCACACCAGCAGATGCTGATGGTCGAGAAAGCCCAGCAGCTGGCCGAGGAGCGGCCCATCCGGATGCTGGTCGTCGATTCGCTGACCGGTGCGTTCCGGTCAGAGTATATCGGCCGCGGCGTCCTTGCCGAACGGCAGGGCAAAATCAACAGCCATATGGAGTCGCTGGGGCGCTTTGCAGACTTGCACAACGCCGTGGTAGCAGTTACCAACCAGGTGCACTCCAAGCCGGACGCCTTCTTCGGCGATCCGACCAAGCCTATTGGCGGCCACATCGTCGGCCACACCTCAAAATTCAGGATCTATATCCGACGCGGCAAGGCAGGCAAGCGCATCTTCCGACTCGTTGACTCGCCACATCTCCCCGACGGGGAAGCGGTAGTGCAGATACTGGAAGACGGAATTCGCGACTAG
- a CDS encoding CARDB domain-containing protein, which translates to MRALVALTALLLLLSPLSVETVQAAEPDYGSGQFHELDLYFYGDLDGGSGSFNTTAPTSDSDTESDCPQDGNRLGVTGGRNWEDVGSWFSPAFNTNATARGTVPFEIWAMATSGSVKDVQFRATLVVPDGQGFESLQSETETRTVNNNASHFSTSFSLDGENQIDRGQTIRVDLEYSGGDDWSPFGSSSDQIVVLTSSLNHSAGISLELDHFRTEFPRIEVDHAREVVEVEARLLSAFGSEDLQSETWGLEVRGTSSGTHVTVAGGVLEDSNGESLRVKWEWAYNEDEAPSDTYYLTVSCGDIQDNEWESSGDERLYLVVHQSDIDNYVGWEDVSINGATNSTTVTTGKPFAIAITIRTAGDPAIGYNPVPVVVYYSHNNGPLVLAHDTFTFVTPGESSTVSFALAFDSPGSYTLRIVLDEEDYALETDETNNMVEYSLTVADGDSGLVSGDWFESLQDLDTMTLGIGGVAVLVILGVVMALRRSRSDDMVWDDDDEF; encoded by the coding sequence ATGCGTGCGCTAGTGGCGCTGACGGCTCTCCTATTGCTCCTGTCGCCTTTGTCGGTCGAGACGGTGCAAGCCGCCGAGCCAGACTACGGCAGCGGCCAGTTCCACGAACTGGACCTTTACTTCTACGGTGACCTTGACGGCGGCAGCGGCAGCTTCAACACCACTGCGCCGACGAGCGACAGCGACACCGAGAGCGATTGCCCGCAGGACGGCAACCGCCTCGGCGTTACCGGCGGTCGTAATTGGGAGGACGTCGGCAGCTGGTTCAGCCCCGCCTTCAACACTAATGCCACCGCGCGCGGAACGGTCCCCTTCGAAATCTGGGCCATGGCGACTTCCGGCTCGGTCAAGGACGTCCAGTTCCGTGCGACGCTGGTAGTGCCGGACGGCCAAGGGTTCGAATCCCTTCAGAGCGAGACCGAGACCCGCACAGTCAACAACAATGCCTCACACTTCTCGACCAGCTTCTCGCTCGACGGCGAAAACCAGATTGACCGCGGTCAGACCATTCGAGTCGACCTCGAGTATTCGGGTGGCGACGACTGGTCGCCGTTCGGGAGCTCGAGCGACCAGATAGTGGTGCTCACATCCAGCCTGAACCACTCGGCCGGTATTTCACTCGAGCTGGACCACTTCCGCACCGAATTCCCGCGCATCGAAGTGGATCACGCGCGCGAAGTGGTTGAGGTAGAGGCGCGGCTGCTTTCGGCCTTTGGCAGCGAGGATTTGCAATCGGAGACCTGGGGCCTCGAGGTGCGCGGCACCAGCTCGGGCACGCACGTCACGGTCGCCGGGGGAGTGCTCGAAGACTCGAATGGCGAGTCGCTACGGGTGAAGTGGGAGTGGGCCTACAATGAGGATGAGGCGCCCAGCGATACCTACTACCTGACGGTGAGTTGTGGCGATATTCAGGACAACGAGTGGGAGAGTAGCGGCGACGAGCGTCTCTATCTGGTCGTCCACCAGAGCGACATCGACAACTACGTCGGTTGGGAAGATGTCTCAATCAATGGCGCGACCAATTCAACCACCGTAACCACCGGCAAGCCGTTCGCGATTGCTATCACCATTCGCACCGCTGGCGACCCTGCTATAGGTTACAACCCGGTGCCAGTCGTGGTTTACTACAGCCACAACAACGGCCCGCTCGTGCTGGCGCACGACACTTTCACATTCGTCACTCCCGGGGAGAGCAGCACAGTCAGTTTCGCGCTGGCGTTTGACAGTCCGGGCAGCTACACCCTACGCATCGTGCTCGATGAAGAAGATTATGCCCTCGAAACCGACGAGACCAACAACATGGTCGAATATTCGCTGACCGTCGCAGACGGGGATAGCGGCCTCGTCTCGGGCGACTGGTTCGAGAGTCTACAGGACCTCGACACGATGACCCTCGGCATCGGCGGCGTTGCCGTGCTGGTAATCCTCGGTGTGGTGATGGCGCTGCGCCGCTCCCGGAGCGATGATATGGTGTGGGATGACGACGACGAGTTCTGA
- a CDS encoding DUF63 family protein, which yields MDRRILLLVAAVTLTGLLPAGREFWYDYFLAPVVADAEGSSGARYNIYNTAAYGLLFYLAFIALEAQLRWLGVRADSRFLLAATPLMVLGGAARTLEDAGLFQPPVQYLFISPVIYLVLGGWAYALLWLGGRFRDARVLPLPAGLALLGASIGGYGAWWLFALEGWLHPAIWSLVSLAVAAGIAEYYGSRPLRDPVALFGLGNGMALLLVLLQLVQQPAPNNGVLLEVPLIAAGLTLMVAGAAWLKAERGVPHPGFVLCALFLGWLAFAASGGHAFGLALAAAGCLGAALRFPLRKLRALQAVQRPEYLALYFAHFLDGSATWLGIDRYGYVEKHVLPSGAIDYFGTAAVMLPLKFGIVTAVIWALESEREELDQHMRYLLLLFLMTLGLAPGTRDILRLALGT from the coding sequence GTGGACAGGCGCATCCTGCTTCTGGTCGCGGCGGTTACCCTCACCGGGCTGTTGCCGGCCGGCCGGGAATTCTGGTACGACTATTTTCTGGCGCCGGTCGTCGCTGATGCTGAGGGCAGCAGCGGCGCGCGCTACAACATCTACAACACCGCGGCGTACGGGCTGCTCTTCTATCTGGCGTTCATCGCGCTCGAGGCGCAGCTGCGCTGGCTGGGGGTTCGCGCCGACTCGCGCTTCCTGCTGGCGGCGACGCCGCTGATGGTGCTGGGGGGCGCTGCGCGCACCCTCGAGGATGCCGGGCTGTTCCAGCCGCCGGTACAGTACCTCTTCATCTCACCGGTGATTTACCTCGTGCTGGGGGGGTGGGCCTACGCGCTGCTCTGGCTCGGAGGTCGCTTCCGCGACGCGCGGGTGCTGCCGCTGCCGGCCGGGCTGGCGCTGCTCGGCGCCTCTATCGGGGGTTACGGTGCGTGGTGGCTCTTCGCTCTCGAGGGGTGGCTCCATCCCGCAATCTGGTCGCTGGTTTCACTAGCGGTCGCTGCCGGCATCGCGGAGTATTACGGGTCGCGCCCCCTGCGCGACCCGGTCGCGCTGTTCGGGCTCGGTAACGGCATGGCGCTGCTGCTGGTGCTGCTCCAACTGGTGCAGCAGCCGGCGCCCAACAATGGTGTGCTACTGGAAGTGCCGTTAATCGCAGCAGGGTTGACGCTAATGGTTGCGGGCGCGGCGTGGCTCAAGGCCGAGCGTGGCGTGCCGCACCCCGGCTTCGTGCTCTGCGCGCTCTTCCTCGGCTGGCTGGCTTTCGCGGCGAGCGGCGGCCACGCCTTTGGGCTGGCGCTGGCCGCCGCCGGCTGCCTTGGGGCAGCGCTACGCTTCCCGCTGCGCAAGCTGCGTGCATTGCAGGCGGTGCAGCGGCCAGAATACCTCGCGCTCTACTTCGCGCACTTCCTCGACGGGTCGGCGACTTGGCTTGGGATTGACCGTTATGGTTACGTCGAGAAGCACGTGTTGCCGTCGGGCGCGATTGACTACTTCGGAACTGCGGCGGTGATGCTACCGCTCAAGTTCGGCATCGTGACCGCAGTTATCTGGGCGCTCGAGAGTGAGCGTGAGGAGCTGGACCAGCACATGCGCTACCTGCTACTGCTGTTCCTGATGACGTTAGGTCTGGCGCCCGGGACGCGCGATATCCTGCGGTTGGCACTGGGAACTTGA
- a CDS encoding 4a-hydroxytetrahydrobiopterin dehydratase produces MGLPDGWGENGEHGWLERELEFKDFAAALEFVNRVAEIAEELNHHPDILLHGWNRVHIASWSHDAKGITDRDHALAGRINTLIGG; encoded by the coding sequence ATGGGGCTCCCAGATGGATGGGGTGAGAATGGCGAACACGGCTGGCTCGAACGTGAACTCGAATTCAAGGACTTCGCGGCGGCGCTGGAATTCGTGAATCGAGTCGCTGAAATTGCCGAGGAACTTAACCATCATCCTGACATCCTGCTCCATGGCTGGAACAGGGTGCACATCGCCAGTTGGAGCCATGATGCGAAGGGCATCACCGACCGTGACCATGCGCTCGCCGGCCGAATTAACACTCTCATTGGCGGCTGA
- a CDS encoding DUF5679 domain-containing protein — MTEAYCVKCKSKRTMSNAAQVTMKNGRKAMKGSCPTCSTGMYRILGN; from the coding sequence ATGACAGAAGCCTACTGTGTCAAGTGCAAGTCCAAGCGAACCATGTCCAACGCCGCTCAGGTCACCATGAAGAACGGCCGCAAGGCGATGAAGGGCAGCTGCCCAACATGCAGCACCGGGATGTACCGCATTCTCGGTAACTAG
- a CDS encoding DNA topoisomerase IV subunit A, giving the protein MPKSAIGQLEQIAGQIHKQLNLGTIPEMNLPTRSKGNIIFDQQQQVWKYGEARTTRTAKKLDGAYMLLRTTYLLDFIRDMVGQQKSSTLRELYYISEGWDLGKFHTQDESNKLIEDLEIVTSFQREDFKIRPEEDGAKVLGDLTLTEINRKGKPMRINCRDDVGDTGYAIPYNVEPDKITFNNSGSARCIIAIETGGMFDRLVENGFDESHGAILVHIKGQPARSTRRFLQRLSDETSLPLLVFTDADPWSYRIYGSIAYGAIKTAHISHLLATPTARYLGVTPSDITNYELPHDELTERDRQALKSMRSDPRFLNDYWSSEIELQLELGLKAEQQALAKYGLDFVTDTYLPEKLAETGL; this is encoded by the coding sequence ATGCCCAAGTCCGCGATTGGCCAGCTGGAACAGATTGCCGGCCAGATTCACAAACAGCTAAACCTCGGAACGATTCCTGAGATGAACCTTCCCACCCGCAGTAAGGGTAACATAATCTTCGACCAGCAACAGCAAGTCTGGAAGTATGGAGAAGCGAGGACAACCCGCACAGCCAAGAAGCTGGATGGAGCGTATATGCTACTGCGCACCACTTACCTACTCGACTTCATCCGCGACATGGTTGGCCAGCAGAAATCATCCACATTAAGGGAACTCTACTACATCTCTGAAGGCTGGGATCTGGGCAAGTTCCACACACAGGATGAATCTAACAAGTTGATTGAGGACCTTGAAATCGTAACTAGCTTTCAGCGCGAGGACTTCAAGATTCGACCCGAGGAGGATGGTGCCAAGGTACTGGGCGACCTTACTTTAACGGAGATAAACCGCAAAGGCAAGCCGATGCGTATTAACTGCCGCGACGACGTTGGAGATACTGGCTACGCAATTCCCTACAACGTCGAACCAGATAAAATCACTTTCAACAACTCAGGCAGCGCGCGCTGCATCATCGCCATCGAGACAGGAGGAATGTTCGATAGGTTGGTTGAGAATGGGTTTGATGAGAGTCACGGCGCAATCCTGGTCCACATCAAGGGACAGCCAGCACGCTCGACGCGCAGGTTCCTGCAGCGGCTTAGTGATGAGACCAGCCTGCCGCTACTGGTCTTTACTGATGCAGATCCCTGGTCATACCGGATTTACGGCTCGATCGCCTATGGTGCCATCAAGACCGCTCACATTTCACACCTGCTCGCTACTCCAACGGCCCGCTATCTTGGCGTGACTCCATCCGACATAACAAATTACGAGCTTCCGCACGACGAGCTCACAGAGCGCGACCGGCAGGCGCTAAAGTCAATGCGTAGCGACCCGCGCTTTCTCAATGATTACTGGAGCTCGGAAATCGAGCTCCAGCTAGAACTGGGGCTCAAGGCTGAGCAGCAGGCTCTCGCCAAGTATGGCCTCGACTTCGTGACCGACACGTACTTGCCGGAGAAGTTGGCTGAAACTGGCCTCTGA
- a CDS encoding phosphopantothenate/pantothenate synthetase, giving the protein MTEIPRDHHRYCSLLAREKLVAAGDLVAGAGLIAHGRGEAFDYLLGERTTAPARRAIAAAAKLLVNAERPVISVNGNVVALAAESIAELAAAIPAQVEVNLFHRTPERVSGLVDLMAADGVVALGAKPDFQIPGLSSERGKCCRAGIGTADVVLVPLEDGDRCQALVDMGKTVISIDLNPLSRTARAAHVTIVDELERALPLLVGATRSSRGEKSTGSSGGGKGSKFNNKTNLEETINIIGKHTMKASGTP; this is encoded by the coding sequence GTGACTGAAATACCTCGGGACCACCATCGCTACTGCTCGCTACTGGCGCGAGAGAAACTGGTCGCGGCCGGCGACCTCGTCGCTGGTGCCGGTCTGATTGCGCATGGGCGGGGAGAGGCGTTCGATTACCTGCTCGGAGAGCGAACCACTGCGCCGGCACGGCGGGCGATTGCGGCAGCGGCGAAATTGCTGGTTAACGCCGAACGGCCAGTTATCTCTGTCAATGGTAATGTGGTGGCGCTCGCGGCGGAGAGTATAGCTGAACTCGCGGCAGCCATCCCGGCACAGGTAGAGGTTAATTTATTCCACCGAACACCAGAGCGCGTCAGTGGTTTGGTTGACTTGATGGCGGCCGATGGCGTCGTCGCGCTTGGTGCCAAACCAGATTTCCAGATTCCGGGGCTTTCTTCTGAACGGGGGAAATGTTGTCGCGCCGGCATCGGTACAGCAGATGTGGTGTTGGTGCCTCTGGAAGACGGTGACCGCTGCCAGGCGCTGGTTGATATGGGGAAAACCGTCATATCTATTGATCTCAATCCACTCTCTCGCACGGCACGCGCAGCCCATGTTACAATTGTTGATGAACTGGAGAGGGCACTGCCGCTGCTCGTTGGTGCCACCCGGAGCAGCAGGGGTGAGAAATCGACAGGGAGCAGTGGGGGGGGAAAAGGGAGCAAATTCAACAACAAAACCAACCTCGAAGAAACGATTAACATTATTGGAAAGCACACTATGAAAGCCAGCGGGACCCCTTGA
- the glyS gene encoding glycine--tRNA ligase: MNFKEVMALAKRRGIFQPAYEPYGGVAGLLDYGPIGVRLRRKILELWRQQFVIETGALELEGATIGPEALFRASGHLSEFDDLVVECSECKKLYRADRLIEGGDALGKKALIAEVAKNTCGGCEGVLGMPRPFNLMFTTSIGAGRGAVGYLRPETAQGIFQAFPWLLRQNRGKLPLAAAQVGRAFRNEIAPRQGPLRLREFTQMEVESFFLPGAEADLPENISEVVVSLLPDVGKAIEAPVSKALAKGIIASPQVATWLARCCKFILDCGVPPEKLRFRQHGQHEMAHYSSDCWDGEVKTSAGWIEVVGIAHRGDYDLRAHAIASGREMRVPVGGKSRLVEHWIPDRGAIGRKFKSAAKYILEQLEDDVAPGVVVEVGGKKTELGVDCFTQKAVAEQEMAFPLVVEPSFGLDRLLYSILETTWRSEGDRGWLALPEAIGPYVALVAPLMNRDGMRERARGVCGELRQRGVDVYFDGGGSIGRRYARADEIGVPLAITIDHQTMDDGTVTVRERDTMSQVRKSAERI, from the coding sequence ATGAATTTCAAGGAAGTAATGGCGCTCGCCAAGCGGCGAGGAATATTCCAGCCCGCCTACGAACCCTATGGTGGAGTTGCCGGACTGCTTGATTATGGTCCCATCGGGGTGCGGCTGCGACGTAAAATCCTCGAACTCTGGCGGCAGCAGTTTGTAATTGAAACTGGCGCGCTCGAGCTGGAGGGAGCTACTATCGGCCCGGAAGCGCTTTTCCGGGCGTCGGGCCACCTTTCAGAATTTGATGATTTGGTGGTTGAATGTAGCGAGTGTAAGAAACTGTACCGGGCCGACCGCCTCATCGAAGGAGGTGATGCGCTCGGGAAAAAGGCGCTCATCGCTGAAGTTGCAAAAAACACTTGTGGAGGCTGTGAGGGGGTGTTGGGCATGCCGCGTCCCTTCAACCTGATGTTTACCACCTCAATTGGCGCTGGCCGTGGCGCGGTTGGGTACCTGCGGCCGGAAACTGCGCAGGGTATTTTCCAGGCTTTCCCATGGCTCCTGCGTCAGAACCGGGGCAAGCTGCCGTTGGCTGCGGCGCAAGTCGGTCGTGCCTTTCGCAATGAAATCGCCCCGCGGCAGGGTCCGTTGCGATTGCGAGAATTCACCCAGATGGAAGTGGAATCCTTCTTCCTCCCGGGTGCGGAGGCGGATTTACCAGAGAATATTAGTGAAGTGGTGGTTTCACTCCTGCCTGATGTTGGTAAGGCTATCGAAGCTCCCGTTAGTAAAGCTCTCGCGAAAGGGATAATCGCTTCACCGCAGGTGGCGACCTGGCTGGCGCGCTGCTGTAAGTTCATCCTTGACTGTGGGGTGCCCCCAGAAAAACTCAGGTTCCGGCAGCATGGCCAGCACGAGATGGCCCACTACTCATCTGACTGCTGGGATGGGGAGGTGAAAACTTCAGCTGGGTGGATTGAGGTGGTAGGAATCGCGCACCGGGGTGATTATGACCTCAGGGCGCACGCGATAGCCAGCGGACGTGAAATGCGCGTTCCGGTGGGGGGAAAATCGCGGCTGGTCGAGCACTGGATTCCAGACAGGGGCGCTATCGGCAGAAAATTCAAGTCCGCTGCTAAATATATACTGGAACAACTTGAAGATGATGTTGCCCCGGGGGTGGTTGTTGAGGTGGGTGGAAAGAAAACAGAACTGGGTGTTGATTGTTTTACACAGAAGGCTGTTGCCGAACAGGAGATGGCGTTCCCATTGGTAGTTGAACCCTCGTTTGGACTGGACAGGTTGCTCTATTCGATTCTGGAAACAACATGGCGCTCTGAAGGCGACCGGGGGTGGCTGGCGCTGCCGGAAGCGATTGGGCCATATGTTGCACTCGTCGCACCATTAATGAACAGGGATGGAATGAGGGAACGCGCCAGGGGTGTTTGTGGAGAGCTGCGCCAGCGCGGTGTTGATGTCTACTTCGATGGTGGTGGTTCTATCGGTCGGCGCTATGCGCGCGCGGATGAAATTGGTGTGCCCCTGGCGATAACAATAGACCACCAGACCATGGATGATGGAACGGTAACGGTGCGAGAACGTGATACGATGAGTCAGGTGCGGAAGAGCGCTGAACGCATTTGA
- a CDS encoding CBS domain-containing protein, translating to MRIRQVMTSPVICAEVPGNRTDVLHLMIKHHVSGVPVVKEDTMELAGIVSRNDIFNNTGEEQIAMIMTSDVVTVTPNSTVLSAAYKFLERGFNHLPVVEKGGVVGIVTPTNLLPLVAANGDVTVQDCLAGGCVPLHRSTPLGAALRIMRLSGARAMPVLGERGLLCGIVTDRDLFDATDVSEGVSVSEIGLAADEDPWSWDGLRDIMRVYHSERRLFLPDVPVEEIMVTDVVTAFYRSPASGVAQIMLDRDYGQVPLVDAEGKLTGMIYCQDLLKVLLAA from the coding sequence ATGCGGATAAGACAGGTAATGACGAGCCCGGTCATCTGCGCTGAGGTGCCGGGTAACCGCACCGATGTGCTGCACCTGATGATTAAGCATCACGTTTCGGGCGTTCCGGTTGTCAAGGAAGATACTATGGAGCTAGCCGGGATTGTATCCCGGAATGATATTTTCAACAACACCGGTGAGGAGCAAATAGCGATGATTATGACTTCAGATGTCGTGACTGTGACACCGAATTCTACTGTGTTGTCAGCGGCGTATAAGTTTCTGGAGCGGGGGTTCAACCATCTCCCGGTCGTTGAGAAGGGAGGAGTCGTGGGTATAGTCACCCCTACTAACCTGCTCCCACTGGTCGCGGCGAATGGAGATGTGACTGTCCAGGATTGTCTCGCTGGCGGCTGCGTCCCACTCCACAGATCGACTCCTCTCGGCGCTGCGCTGCGCATCATGCGGCTCTCGGGCGCCCGCGCGATGCCGGTGCTGGGCGAGCGCGGGCTGCTGTGTGGAATTGTCACCGACCGCGATCTGTTTGACGCGACCGACGTTAGTGAGGGGGTGTCGGTTTCCGAAATAGGGTTGGCGGCTGACGAGGACCCCTGGTCCTGGGATGGATTGCGTGACATAATGCGCGTCTATCACTCTGAGAGGCGATTGTTCCTGCCTGATGTTCCAGTGGAGGAAATCATGGTTACGGATGTGGTGACTGCTTTCTATCGTAGCCCAGCTAGTGGTGTTGCCCAGATTATGCTCGATAGAGATTATGGGCAAGTCCCGCTGGTTGACGCTGAAGGGAAGTTGACTGGAATGATTTACTGCCAGGATCTCCTGAAGGTGCTCCTGGCGGCATGA
- a CDS encoding amidohydrolase family protein, translating into MLWAGPLLTQDGFVEGWFDPNSGDEGEGPPHGDVLEGLILPPFRNCHAHLGDTLARDEAPDAPLAELVCPGGFKHRWLETGGVPASIAAGLREAAASGTALLLDFREGGEAGLAQLVQGAADAGWGVEEGAPQVIPFGRAVGGRPLPDRHAGLPGLADMRPGEGRRMAIEARVAGGLVALHFSEGERESVAQMLELEPDILVHLCHATREDLRAIADAGVGVVACSRSNARFGLRPPLAELLALGVDVGLGTDNGMLCTLDMLAELRFCREAFPNVAPETLLQIAWGGLDETLKKAGKCDRSSPLPAGRILVSQHRADPLEAVFDARARVLKLRYVCG; encoded by the coding sequence ATGCTCTGGGCCGGCCCGCTTCTGACGCAGGACGGTTTTGTCGAGGGTTGGTTCGACCCCAACAGCGGCGACGAAGGTGAGGGACCCCCCCACGGCGACGTGCTGGAAGGCCTCATCCTGCCACCGTTCCGCAACTGCCATGCGCACCTCGGCGACACGCTGGCGCGCGACGAGGCGCCCGACGCGCCGCTGGCGGAGCTGGTCTGCCCGGGCGGCTTCAAACATCGCTGGCTCGAGACGGGGGGCGTGCCCGCCTCGATTGCGGCCGGGCTGCGCGAAGCGGCCGCCAGCGGCACCGCGCTGCTGCTCGACTTCCGCGAGGGGGGTGAAGCTGGTCTCGCGCAACTGGTGCAGGGCGCCGCGGACGCTGGCTGGGGCGTCGAGGAGGGAGCGCCACAGGTAATTCCGTTCGGCCGCGCCGTCGGGGGGCGGCCGCTGCCGGATCGCCATGCGGGGCTGCCGGGACTCGCGGACATGAGGCCGGGTGAGGGACGCCGCATGGCAATCGAAGCGCGCGTCGCTGGTGGTCTCGTCGCGCTCCACTTCTCCGAGGGCGAGCGCGAATCGGTCGCGCAGATGCTGGAGCTGGAACCAGATATACTGGTGCACCTCTGCCACGCTACGCGAGAGGACTTGCGCGCCATCGCCGATGCCGGCGTCGGCGTCGTCGCCTGCTCGCGCAGCAACGCCCGCTTCGGGCTGCGGCCGCCGCTGGCGGAGCTGCTGGCGCTGGGGGTTGACGTCGGGTTGGGAACTGATAATGGGATGCTTTGCACTCTCGATATGCTGGCGGAGTTGCGCTTCTGCCGCGAGGCGTTCCCGAACGTGGCGCCGGAAACGCTACTGCAAATAGCCTGGGGGGGGTTGGATGAAACCCTTAAGAAGGCAGGAAAGTGCGACCGGAGCAGTCCCCTGCCGGCAGGGAGGATACTGGTTTCGCAGCACAGGGCTGACCCGCTGGAGGCTGTATTCGACGCGCGGGCGAGGGTGCTGAAACTGAGGTATGTATGCGGATAA
- the prs gene encoding ribose-phosphate diphosphokinase yields MFIISGSTHQRLGVALAQETGAEFCGVVNKAYPDGERYVRILRQVSGRDVVVIQNTFPDEKIVELLLLLEAIHEAGAASVTTVIPYMGYARQERIFQEGEAISARAVARPIGMRSDRVLTVSVHTPEVLDFFGCPAEDIDGLREVVHYLKGFSPGLVVAPDEGARERCSIAAKELKAPLHVMSKTRLDDRTVETNSGRVSVKGQTVVILDDIISTGGTIASSALLLKDWGASQVLAACTHGQFIEDAANRLRVCDDILSSDTLEGVYTRYSVAPAIAAAL; encoded by the coding sequence ATGTTCATCATCAGCGGCTCCACCCACCAGCGGCTCGGGGTCGCCCTAGCGCAGGAAACTGGCGCCGAATTCTGTGGCGTCGTAAACAAGGCGTATCCCGACGGGGAACGCTACGTCCGCATCCTGCGGCAGGTGAGCGGACGCGACGTAGTAGTCATCCAGAATACCTTCCCTGACGAGAAAATCGTCGAGCTACTGCTGCTGCTCGAGGCCATCCACGAGGCTGGCGCCGCGTCGGTGACTACCGTCATTCCCTACATGGGTTACGCGCGGCAGGAGCGCATCTTCCAGGAGGGGGAGGCAATCTCCGCCCGCGCCGTAGCGCGCCCCATAGGGATGCGTAGCGACCGCGTCCTGACGGTCTCGGTCCACACGCCGGAGGTGCTCGACTTTTTCGGCTGCCCGGCCGAAGATATCGACGGGTTGCGCGAGGTAGTCCACTACCTGAAAGGTTTCTCGCCCGGACTGGTCGTCGCGCCCGACGAGGGGGCGCGCGAGCGGTGCTCGATCGCCGCCAAAGAGCTGAAGGCGCCGCTGCACGTGATGTCGAAAACCCGGCTGGACGACCGCACAGTCGAGACCAACTCGGGCAGGGTTTCGGTGAAGGGGCAGACTGTCGTGATACTCGACGACATTATCTCCACCGGTGGGACGATTGCGTCGTCGGCGCTACTCCTCAAGGACTGGGGCGCCAGCCAGGTGCTCGCGGCGTGCACCCACGGGCAGTTCATCGAAGATGCTGCCAACCGGCTGCGCGTCTGCGACGACATCCTCAGCTCTGACACGCTGGAAGGAGTGTACACCCGCTACTCGGTCGCGCCCGCCATCGCCGCCGCGCTCTGA